Within Scomber japonicus isolate fScoJap1 chromosome 18, fScoJap1.pri, whole genome shotgun sequence, the genomic segment AGGGAGATGATAATCTACTGAATAAACACTACACTGGTTATTACCAATATTAACTCACTCAAATGTATCAGTGGTCAAATATCAAGTAAGCCTACTGCAAAATAGGTCAAGTTGCCAAACTAATGAGGTGGGTGACTGAGACCTGATAGCACAGAAATATGGGTCAATGAAGGGGGGTGTGGGGGAGAATGGGTTTGTACTGTATTTGCTGAGCCACAGTATTGCTCTATGTAAGTCACGCTTACCTGTTGCTATTTGCATTATGCTGTTACCCATTGCAAGGAGGGATATGCTACCACATGAGTGCAGGTGCATTTGACAAAAAGTAGTCTCTTGCTCAGAATATGTGGTAGATGGTATAAAAGAAGCAGTACTGCTTACAGCTGATTATATGCTTTCTCCTTTTAACCTATTAATCTAATTTCAAATGAAGCAGTCATGTGTGCAAGGACGAGGACTATCCAACTAGAAAAGCATGACCTGAATGCAACTCTTTATTGCTATAGAATAGGCATATATTATGAGTCCATTAGACCATACTTGTGTCTATCACGCACATTATTGTTTGCACAGGTTGCCACACATTCACTTAACATGCATATGACATGCTGGGGTATAATTGTAGACATAGGTTGAATTTAGAAAAAGATGTTAAAGGTTGCTAGGTAGTGGGATGTGAAGTATTTACTCCTAGCCATCACAGGTCAGGTTTGCTTGCTCTGTGTATTAACAGATTGTCTGTGGCCTATATTTTGTGGGAAATATGGGCTATCATGGGTTCCATTTAAAGGGGAGTCCACTTGGGACCAGTCTTAGATTAATCACACGATGACTATAACTTCTTTAACTGGAAAAGAAGTTATGATTGCCCCTTTATGACGTAATGGGTCAGAGTTTAAATATTTCCTCTGGTGTCCTGTGATGGGTAATATATGATTTGTGAATGTGATAAGTTGGTCAAAGGATAAAATCCTCAGCAAGATTCTGAGATCTTCCTGGGATCACCATATTTTGGCACagttttacattaaattaaaataaattaaaatcaaaagaaattaaagaatCCAGCACTTCAGTTTCTTTAGTATTTTTCTGATCTCTCAGCCAGTAATAAAAAAGACAAGGCTACGgtgttttatcatattttacctgctttattttccaaaatattTACTTAGGCATAGAACAAAGTGTGATCATGGAATTCAATTCAACAGACTTTGAAACAGCAATGTTGACATGCTGTCATATTGTAGTTCCCCAAATGTTTCTTATGAGAACTTAACGCTAATGAAGCCTATTTAAGCAGTGCCATTTAAAGTTTACATATTCTTGTACAAAATGGAGAAGTAATCCTACTTGACTATTTAGGAAGTgattaatcatgttttcagtgtaGCCCAAAATTCATTGAactattttgtttatttgtcatttattttaaataccaCACGTTTACAGCACCTGTGTATACAAGATATGTCTCACCAGCATGCCAGGGGGACTAAAGTTtgtaatgtaagaaaaaaaagaaacagaaattaGAAACAGAGATTATGCCACATCAAGTTAAtccaaacaatacattttccCAAAGTAATAAGAAGTGAGGGTATAATGATCAACAATCAATACTATTTGGCCTGTGTATTAATTGTGGCGGTGTGACGTCATCTAATCATGCGTGACGTCAACTGTCTGCGCCTCGAAGCAGGGAGCGTGATGGCGGTGGCTCAACCAAAGCTGGAGAAAGAGGGCGATGATTGCTCTCTGCTGCCTTTAGTCCATGACATTATCAAATGGTGAGAGTACTGACAGATTCATGTATGTTTCATGTGCATTCGCAGAGCTGTTACTCGCCTTTCCTGTCGTGAACAGTTGGAAATGCTAATCTTTTTGTTAGCttcagctaacattagctattGCAGCTAAGTTTGACTAACTTAACTGGAAAGGAAATGCTAAATCTCCTTAATAGCAACATGTACGAATAGCATATTATAAACTGATCTTTGTCTTTACCTTTTTTATAGCATGGACAAGGACAGCCAGGATGTCCACCAAGAACTGGCCAAGCTGAAAGTGAAGATCCAGGAGGCTCGGGAGCAGATCTCCAACATGCCCGGGGTAGATAGCAGTCCGtcggagcagcagcagcagctggccaCGCTTCGGGAGCAGGTCCGCACCAAGAACCAGTTGCTGCAAAAATACAAGAGCCTGTGTATGTTTGACGTGCCAAAAGCATCGTGAAACTGCAGGCTAAATTACTGCACTGGCTGCAGGGAGTTTAGAGACACCCAAGGTGCAGTAGGGACTTTTGTTTACACCCTCAGCTGTGGAGCAGATAAATGTGGGACTCAAGAAAATGGACATTAAAAACAAGAGTTATTTGATTTCCTCCACTGCATTGGAAGGTCTTTTCGAATGCCAGATATGTTCTTATTTTTGATTCTGTTGTATATCTTGTTATGTATTATTTGTGGCAactgcagtgtgtttttccAATGTTTCACTTAGATTTCTCAGCtttatattttgtaataaaatgtgcAGTAAT encodes:
- the med9 gene encoding mediator of RNA polymerase II transcription subunit 9 produces the protein MAVAQPKLEKEGDDCSLLPLVHDIIKCMDKDSQDVHQELAKLKVKIQEAREQISNMPGVDSSPSEQQQQLATLREQVRTKNQLLQKYKSLCMFDVPKAS